The region catatctttgtttttagtAAATGATGTTGTTTATTGGGAGTTGTAGTTCTTACATTGTAAACGTTCCCAAACTTCAAACATGCAAGtatcaaagacataaaaagcatATGATGAGGATGGAAACAGGCGCCTCTTCACAGCAGCTGcaccacaaaaacacatcatgagAAACCTTCATATGTATCCATCATATTTTTAGACAACGTGATGTGGAGTGGAGTTGTGCTGATCCAGTACTGGGTTTACATACGACGTACGGCACAATCCCTGAGCTGAACGAAAACAGTCAGATTTTATACAATCAAAAGaacaaacactgttttttttttaattcatggaGCCTCAGCGACTTGACCCCTCAAGTAAGACAGTCCTCGTGGTCAGGtagtgtgaaaatgtgtaaacACATGTTAGTCAGATgggcgggggcgggggggcggAAACCTTTAAGAGCTGCATCCTTAATTTCATAAGACGCGTGCTCGGGGAGGTTCCCACCCTGCAGAGGACGAGCAGCTACAGAAAAAGTAACTCTAGATAGATTCTTTCTGACGTACGACTGAAGAACAGAGGTGCGGTCTGACAAACGTCTCGAGTTTGAAAAATTAAATCAGGCATTGTGATTGGTTGTGGATCTAATTTGGCAAGGTGGTCTGCGTTGGATCTTGCTGTTCCGGCTCCGTGTCTGTTTCTGGGTCGGGCTCTGCGTCCGGTTGCTCGGGCTGCTCTTGTGGCGCCGGCTGCTGGATGAGTCCTCCGTCCTGAGCCGTGTTATAGGAGCCACAGCCGCTGCACTTCATCCCCAGCACGTGGAAAGGCACCGTGCAGTGGACTTGGCAATCGTTACATATAATCTAAAATCGAGGAGAAACACACAGCTTTCAGATAACGTACAggatatttgatatttattatattgcattatttattgttagttatctatttataaaaacaaaggacaaatacaaaacaatacaactgATGCTAccttttttttgctattttattataaatctgTACCGGTGTATTTTATTTAGACATGTCTATTGCTGctactgtgtacagtatattatttgtatataacttgtgtttttattttattttttgtgtttgtgtgctgttcCATCCTttggtgttacctgctgctggaatctgaatttcctgagggaaccttcccaagggattaataaagttcctatctatctatttCCTCACAGCAGCCACAGAGGTCCATTCTTCATTTTTGACATGAGCACTTTGTTGTGTTATGAAGGTCTTACTTTGACAGTGGCCCCTTGGTACTCGGTGGGCATCGGGGACAGGGAGATCTCTTTGTCTATCTGATCCCAGTGGTCCTCCATGTCCCACGCAGAGTGCATACACAGAGGGCAGCGATATGCACTAAAACACACCAGAAAACAATCACACTTAGTGAGAGGCCTCACTCAGAGCCTCATCACATTACACCGGGTTAAAGGTCATACATACCCCGTTCTGACCATGTCATCGAAGCAGgtcctgcaaaaacaaacatggagagaTGTGTTCAGTTGTTAACCTGATGTTGTCATACCTCATCGAAAAGTGTAATACGACATCAAAGGTCAGAGACGACAAGAACATTACAATGATGGAGAGGGGAACAGAAATCATTCTCAacgtttaaaatgattttcaacTCTTCATATTTGGTGTTAAACCGTTTTTAAGACTAAATCTGTCCAGGCGCCACTATGGGTGGTTTCCCTCTAGGGACCCGGGCCCGAGTATGTTTGATcccaaagtctggttcattcACAGACGTACCGCACTCGGTCACCGTGcccgagtccgcttgaagaggtggtctcaggCACGATTCATGTGTGCTCGAGTAAAGTTTGCGGGAGTAAAGTGGATGCAAAAGTGCTCGAACAAGGAAGTGGAGCGCTATATGACGTCATTCTGACAACCCCTCGTATCCATGCAGCACGGGAACATTTCATCCTCTGTGTAGGAAGAGGGTCGCTGTCTGCGTCTCAGAAATCActaaaacatccacagttagcaggacggACTCAGCCTGTGAgcggttgccatggttacttcttctgGGTGGATTTGACAACCAACTGTGTGCATACTGTCgcctgctgtatcggactgtgAACACAGTAAGTGTACTCGGGTACTgaacgatgttactaatgtgaacgcagaccagcgggggagggggagtggggggCAATCATGTGAAACAATCATGCCTCATGTGAAAACGCCGTAAGCCACTGGACCTTCATTCATGTAGTAGGACTGAAGAGTTAAAGGCCAATctgtaaaaaatgaacacatcaTTCCCACAATGCTGGTATTCAGAGAGGAAGGAATCCTTACTTGTGTAAAAGATGGCCGCATGGAAGAACGTGAGCCATGATTCTGGATGTATGGATATCCTGCACAGAAAGAAAATCTCATTAACCTTCAGGTAAATAAGACGTATGGATTCAAAGCTAACATCACTCTGGATAACATCCCCCTAAAGTGTTCATATTTCATTACCTCCATACACACCGGACAGTTCTGCCTCGAGACATTTtcaacacactgaaacacaaaaagaatcTCAGCTGTGATGACGCTGATTCGCTTTTCGAGCATCAAACATATTAAAAGTGTGAGTCAGAGAGAAGTGGAAGCGTAACACTCACCTTGTGATTTCCTCGCAGATTCTGGGCTAAACACAGATTGCACTTCTCACAATGGAAATACTTTTCCCGGGGCCCGATCCTGTGTGGGGTCAGGACAACACGGGGGGGGGTCATCATGCTAAAGACTCGTTTTAATTCACCTCAATGCATGTAAGCAAAAGCTAAGCTGTCAGAGGaaaagtttcattttgtgtatgctgtgtgtttacaggagAGGTAATAGTCTAtgtctaactttttttttcatttttgggctttttgtgacCTTTGTAAAtgagagatgggacagtggatagagttggaaatcagggagagagagagaagggaaaggagccacaggctggactcgaacccgggccgtccgcttggaggactttaacctctgtacatggggcgcacgcactaaccactgccccaccaacAAACCTATTTTATTTCatcaagacagaaaaataaaacatttgtaaccAGCAGTGTATCAACACGTTAACTCACCTGCATATCCCACAAGGCTGACAGTGGTATTGTTTCTTATCCTTGTCAAACAAGTGGCAAATGCTGCAGTAATATTCCCCAAACTGCACGTTACACTGCTCACAAGTTTGTTGTGCctaaaaaggagaagaagaagaatccttCATTAATCCCACGAGAGGACATTTCTTTTACTCTGTTATTttgacatgctacacacacatgcacaaacaggatcctatggacatgcactaatggagagatgtcagagttaaTGGAGGGCTGCATTGAAAGAGCATCTGAGCGgtttggggttcggtgccttgctaaAGAGCAACTCAGCAGTGCTCAAGACattacctctccagctaccagacctgTCCACACTGGGACTTAAACGGGCAACAACCCACGTCCCTATAGTATGAACTACTGCTGCACAAAGACAGAGATAATTCCACCCtatagactgagctactgccactcCTAGCACAAGTCAGAATATCTTTATTGCCATTGGACAAGAACAACGACATTGAAAGAAGAAGCCGCTCTCATGTTCATTATTATCCCCATAAAAGCCCTGAGGTGTCCCTTCGGCATCGCTACATGTGTCTCTTACCTGCTGCACGGTGTGACACTCAGAGCACTGCACCTCTGTGACTTTGAATCGATCCATCTGGTGGTTCTCCTCTGCATCGTGGCACAGCCGACACACGTACAGTTTGCCACAGCAAGGAGCCTGCAGTACATAGAAACACGAGATGACCAGGTGTTATGTTGAGAAGTTCTACACAGCCTGCTAGTGAGCAGGCagggcaggcaactgcttggggccccagaccagtagggggccccttgaaggctgacaaacttaaaccaaagcagtggccctaAATGTGCAAATGTCCTCTACAGACTGTAGGCAatcattgttttaaatatttgaagtcatttaaactttcaaatcaagaaaattcaacttcaaatTGACTATCATTGTCTGTGAAATAATGTGAATAATTGTTGTGCCAAGGTTGTAACACTGTTTACAGCTCAGACTTCTGAAATGCGTCTTCTGTCGACTCTACAGAACAATGAGCACACTTAACTTTATTAAGTAGAAACTTCACATACTTTGTCATCACTGATCTGCCCCCAGGAgcaacatttgtattgttttcaaacaCGAGGTGCATGCAATTTTTAACAAGGATGCATTTCTCGGCATAACACCCCCGGGATCTGGTGCAGGTGAATGACAGCTAAGTCAGTCATTACGTTATTCCTCTTTAGCCTTATGATGGCCTCCACAGTAAAGGTTAAATCTCAAAGTGTATGTCAAAGTAAAGTTGTCTTATTTAAACACCTAACACGGAGAAACACAGAAGATGAACTTCATGACGTTATATAACCTGTTTGGAGCGAGGAGCTAGCTGCGGTTAACGCTAACAAGGCGCTTTATCGGGATTAAAGTTATTAATAAAGACTTCTCTCTTCAGGGCAATCAcacaatacacattttaaaaccttaaCTCACTTTCAACAAGCAGCTGCGTACATAATGCTCACAACCAGCAGGGGAAGCCATGATTCCTCCAAATGtatgattcttcttcttcgaaTGCGCTGacgtctcctcttcttcttcttttcttcttcttcgtcggTGAAAGCGAACGCACAGCAACACTGCCCCCTCGTGGTTCAGGGTCACAAGTGCTCCCAGTTACTGTGATGTACTGTTGTTGTAGCTAAAACTGACACAAAGATAGATTAATGTATGTTACGGTTAATTTTAACATATTTCCCtctttatttgctttttaataTCGGCCATTTTTTTTAGTTACTTGTCCGAATTAACACGAATCCTTTTTCGGTgattatttcaatgttttttttttttttttaatttaaacactTTATAAGTATTTTTTTCCTCGTCGATGTGCAGCAATTAATTAATCTTCTTAATATTTGTaatatgtgaaaatgtgttggtGCACAGACTTCTTCAGACAGGCGCCGCTGGTGTAGTGGTATCATGCAAGATTCCCATTCTTGCgacccgggttcgattcccgggcGGCGCACTCATTTTGTTCCGTCAACTACCGACGGACACGAAGCGTTTACTATGTTCGTGTTTGAATCATAGATTATGGTTTGAATAACGAGATTAAAGATGCTGCAAATGTACGagggattattattatttttttttttttaatggattcattttttaaatgttttatacatattttgtgattaatttatgcatttattctagcatttatttattttctctgcattCATTTATACTTTCTAatctgtaaatgtaatatatttcattcatttatttctacatttatttaaatatttccttcattattattacatgtatgtatttacacatttatccatctattttttttcaattcaattaaaaaacctaaagcttaaaatagaaaattaaatacaaaagttaaaaatagaaaaaaaaaaaatgagaataGAGTTatgagtggacagtgatcgaactaacagatgtaaacagaactctTTGCAGCAGACGTATACTGAGTGGGTAAGAGATTGAAGTGCAATCAGGGACAGAGATAcaacaggaaataaaatgtaaacagagtTGTATGAAAAACTgaccaaaaaaacaagtcataaTAGTGCATGAAGACCAAATAAAGCtgaattttattatttatttatttccttatAGTGTAATGTTACAGACGTCAGCGAGCCCAGTGaacttaaaggcagaatgtgcgacATATTACACATAAATAGATCATAAATCTAgtgtatcctgtgtaaatgtgtgtctgagtcatgactgtctacaatgagtgagaagctcgagtcccgctggctgtgttgttgtcagagccgtgtttacatggacgtgacggacggctcctccccttgtttataaaagctgttttagtcaagaactagagagaagaagaagaagaacatactcactgattatttagatattagtaagagtttttagatcacgctcattctgtgtcgaTTTACATGCAgcgtgaagctacgagctaacattagcatgctaacacaacaatgcaggacacaggagaTTGTAGCTcaagccaaggacaattttgtccactgcTTGCACTTAATGGTGCATAATTATGGTgagttctaattcataactccttcatcAGAATGTgtgtagaggggttggaggtgtgtctctggaggagagcggaggcttcagtatggaggaggcgtggccaaacagaagattgttttggtttcatgctgctgctcaagggcgacatctactggatgaaaaagttgcacattcttcctgttATGCAGGAAAGCGTATAGCCAATCCAGGTCCTGCACAAAGACGGCTGCATAAGGAAgagtgagctgctactgaaagctgccatactgttgctgtgatataaatcataaaatgactaCAGTCAACTCAGACTATGTTTTCATCGGGGATGGGAGGgtggtagcagagagaactcatATAATTCCCCGCCAGCGTCAtcttttatactttattgattgagagccccctggtggctgaatttacatactgtgcctttaacatGTGCATGCaagattattaatattttataagcttttgggacttcaggggctccataGCTTAGTCATGTTATTATTGAGGGtccaaatttgaaaaaaaaaaatactcctataataaatgagaaaaattgcaggcaaagCAAATTGTTTCAGTTTCACATATAAAGAAAGTGCatcaatttattttaatatgtaATACAAACAATCCTTACATGGTTAATTATAATTCATAGTTTTAAAGTGCGCTTCTTTGGCTTTCTGTGTTATAGGTAATTTAGTtatgaaacatttaattaagAGCACAACTATGAGGGATAAAAAatagtataaataaataaataaatggtgggggaaatgcatacaataatgtataaataaataaataaataaataaatgcataaataaatatataaatgctgaaaacaattaatcaatgaataaataataaatacactttgttaatgaaaaaggctatttatatatttttacatgtatttattcatttattagtgtatttctacagttatatatgtatcaatagatacatttccacattaattgagttattcatttatttccgtatttttacatttccacatctatttatttctgtgtccaggtcgtaagaggaaaagtatatatgtaaatttgcttctgtctgtttttcaaaattgaccaatgctacttcagtaatgttaggacggaccacttaatttacatatttggacacagaaatacataaattaatatatgaatatatttatttatatattattttttacatgaattgttgcatttatatatatatatatatatgtattcatttatttatatatttattgatgcatttatttaattatttatttatttatacattattgtatgcatttctcccaacatttatttatttatttatactttagtcattttttgtccctcatatcTTTCCGCCGCTGGGTTTTGGCTTCATTTCAGCGCGCAGGTTGACGCTGCTGACGCTGCTCCTCCGCCATCTTCAACTTCCTATTGTTTGCATCAGACTGAGGCTGTgtctgcggtgtgtgtgtgtgtgtgagagtgtgagagcagATTCATCGGTAAATTGTAGATATAGCCATCACGTTTGCGGCCGATCGAGTTCAGCACAAATCTTTTTGTATGTCATTGGATTAACGGGGACTCGACCACTAAACCCAAGATGATGGACGAGGATCAGCCCAGAACCTTGTGAGTAGCAGCGGGCCTGGCTACGTCCTGGcgtgggaagaagaagaagaaggctccGTGTAATATCCACGGCGCGTCCCAAATGTTTCCACGTTGTTGTTTCAATTAAACACGGCAAACCCTCACATTTAACCCACGGAAGGACATTTTAAACGCCACATATTTACATCAGCATGCGCAGCGTGTGGTCACACAATTAGTCAGGAAGCAGTTTCGATCAGAACATGAGGTTCTGTTTGATTTGGTCGTATAAACGGAGAATGAAACCCACCGGCTAATGTTAGCTATCATTAGCTTAAAATGCAAACACCGCTAGTGAGAAAGTTACTCGGAATTGTAACAGCTCTCCTTTTAATCGTGACGTTAATAACAACATAACCGCGTTATGATTACAATAATTAAGCTGGAGTGTAgaataaatgttgaatttaaCGAAGAAGCGTCAGATGCTAACACAGCTAGCATTAGCGTTAGGCCCCTTGAGCCGGCTAGCTGCTGGCCACGTCAACGCTGAGAGAATCGGCCTGGGACGGTTTCACTCAGCCGGTGACCCCACTACAGTCTTCTTTATAAAATCAGACTGTGCTCCAAAATCACTATACCCACACAGCTTTCGTTTTAATGTTATAATTGAGAAAGGTGTGTGTTGTAGCTAGCCTTGTTAGCTAGCCTTTGTTTGCatgctacttcctgtttgacaaaGGCTCATATCTTCCTCCTCTCGTGTTATTTTCAGGTACGTGGGGAATCTATCCAGGGACGTCACAGAGCCCCTTATTCTACAGGTCTTCACGCAAATAGGACCCTGCAAGAGCTGTAAAATGATAGTGGATGTGAGTGTTTAGTTTGAACTCAAAGGAAACTGGCCTCTCAGTCTTCATGTGTTCTTTATGTTGAATTTCCTCTCCGGCCTGTGTGACTGGTTATCTGCACTTCTTAATGGCAGTGTGCATAATATGAGTGTTGTTTCCCCGTTGACAGACTGCTGGAAATGATCCATACTGCTTTGTGGAGTTCTATGACCACAGGCATGCTGCTGCCTCTTTGGCAGCGATGAATGGAAGGAAAATAATGGGTAAGGTAAGCTATCGTGTCTACAGGGTGAGTGGGAATGTGTGGGCCTGTGGGAGAAATCAGTGGATTTATATATTGCAGTAATCACATAGTGTTTTCaaacctacaaaataaaagctgctcGAGCTGCACTCTAAAATCAGATCACAATTTAACAGTTTTTCTGCTGCGAGAAAAATGATATTGTTTTTAGTAAACCACGTTAAACCAGGCGGACCTAAAACAGGATAAATCTCATTGTTTCATCAGGAGGTTTACTGTccttatgtgacctttaaatattgGAATCAGACATagaaaatatttgaagaaatacataaaacaaTGTAACAACACTGGAATAGTTTAAATGAGGAACTGTGACCAGTCAGTTCTCTCAAAGAGGAAAGGAAATCATGACCTGCTGCATTAAAGAGACCATAGGGCCTTATTAAATAATATGAAATCATATTAAAGTGGGTTAGATGTGATCTAATTCAGGGCtaagaaatgaagagaaaagtcCACCTCAGATGATTGTTTTCTAATGTTACGTTAAAGTTAAATATCTACTTGTACAAAATTAAACacttgagtttgtttttcaaattaattcCCAAATTCTCCAAAGAAAGAGTCAAGTCAGTTTTTATTCAGTAGAGTCGATAGAAGACATAATATTTTCTTGCATCGGCTGCTTGATATCGTCCTACTACTTAGTGCCGGGCGATATCGACCAGATCTCGATTCTGTTGAGCTGAATGAAGATACTCGATATATACgactttgtgtcttttattaacagtcgGGAACATAAGATCAACATGTACATGACAAATAAACTACCCGTTTGCTAAATTAAAAAGccatattgtaaaataaaaatgttctgtaaatacaataaataaaaaatgctatttttttttcaaaatgaacacagcaggtgttttttttcagtttggaggagcagggtgaagagagatgTTAAATAGGTGAACTAGCAGCtctaacgttattttaatgcaacatataTCTACTAAATCGATATAAACGATATTGCTGTACCCTACATcttgttttgaaaatatatccaCATGTCAAAAACTCGATATAAAACCCAGCCCAAATTcgtcttctttttcttataaCTATTAAATTCtaagaataaagtcaaaaatGAGCTTTTTTCTTAGAGGTGTGGTTCAGAGGAGGCTACGAGGTGATATAAACATACCCCACCTGTCCTGTTCTTTCTCTGCTCCCCCTGCAGGAGGTCAAAGTCAACTGGGCCACGACGCCAACCAGccagaaaaaagacacaagtaGTAAGTACACGTTTGTTACAAATCACACAGGAGATACTCTGAATGTGTGTAAAGTCATAACCTATCATGTGACACGTTTCCACAGATCACTTTCACGTCTTTGTTGGAGACCTGAGCCCAGAAATAACCACAGAAGACGTCAAAGCGGCCTTCGGTCCATTCGGCAGGATATCGTGAGTAACGCGCGTCACTTAAACGCATCATGAACTATTCCTACAGATATTCACTGAAGGAGCAGAGCGGGGGATTTTCTGCCACAGTTTTCACCAAACAACCCAGGTGCATGCAGAGGtcaaaaaagctccagcaacgcGTCTCGGCTTGTGGTtaggatgaccctgatgaacgCCACAAGCTGAAACACGTCAGCCTAatctgttaataaagttgatcttcatactacgggtgttgctggagcttttttgaCTTCTTTGAACATTCACTGACATTAAACGTGGTGTCCTGTTATCCCCCGCCTCGCGTCATGCTACCGTCTGTCCACAGAGCGCTGACACTTCCTGACGCACTCATTATCTTTTAATCGTCTTTGGTTGTGTCAGGCCGTGAGTGGAGCGCGGTGGTCTTACtgaactcttgttgttgttttttgtctgcagagatGCTCGTGTTGTGAAAGATATGGCGACAGGGAAATCTAAAGGCTATGGCTTTGTGTCTTTCTTCAACAAATGGGTAAGACAGAACGTGTAAACTCTTCTTTAagtcataaaacaaacacttcctcCTTGTTAGAACTTGTAGCTCTTTGCATTAAgatgaaacatttcacaaagaCTGCTGCGTCCTTCTCTGCTGCGCTCGCCCGTCCTGCACATTTAACACCATTCACACTCCAGATTGATGCAATAACCCGCTTCCTGTCTCTTTTCCAGGATGCAGAGAATGCCATCCAACAGATGGGAGGTCAGTGGTTAGGTGGCAGACAGATTCGAACCAACTGGGCCACAAGAAAACCCCCCGCCCCAAAGACCACCTACGAGAGTgcgttctcttttttctctttttctcttttttttgcttgtggATACTGAGCTCGAAGAATtcatcctccatcttttttttccttgcagGTAACTCCAAGCATCTATCCTTTGACGAAGTAGTCAGCCAGTCCAGTCCCAGTAACTGCACCGTGTACTGCGGGGGGGTCAGCACAGGACTCACAGGTAAGAATCTGAAGTCGGTACCGATCGTAGCATGAAGCTAGTGTTAGCATCAGGTCGCTACAGCAAAGTGAAGAAGCTGCTAACAGATCACACTGTTTAGGTTTATATTAGCGGATCAAGCTGCGATACTCGCCTCCCTGTAACGTCTCCGTTTTTGTATAAGTCACAGAGGTGTCCCCAAGTCGTCCCACCGCTGTACCCACCGTCTGAGGTACTAACAGAGGGGGGGAGAGCAGtgagtaggtgtgtgtgtgtgtgttgtgtgtgagatGACCACCTCAATACCCGGTGTTGCAGAAATCTAATGTCAAAGGGTCATAGGTCACACCTTACCTTCCATGTTGTTACTGAGTTAGAGCAGCCGCGCTTCCTGTGTGCGTAGCTCAGGCTCGGGCTCGACATCCGAGCTGGTGAAGCACGCCGTTTCTACAGACATTTTCCAAATGATATGAATGTCTTGATGGAGGAAACGTTGAATGAAGAGACGATAATAATGACCGTATCATCTCGTCATCCCAAAGCACTGAAATTCAAAATCATCCAGAAGCTGTTGTTGAACAGATGTTTTGTTGTACACGGTGTGTCGTCATGACGACAGTACCTGACTCTCCCTCTTTGTTTCCATTCAGAGCAACTGATGAGACAGACCTTCTCTCCCTTTGGACAAATCATGGAGATCAGAGTGTTCCCCGACAAAGGCTACTCGTTTGTGAGGTGAGTGACGCGAGATGCAGCCCGTTGAGTTAAAGACACGGAGAGTAGGAGATACTTTTAAACATGTGCAG is a window of Labrus mixtus chromosome 5, fLabMix1.1, whole genome shotgun sequence DNA encoding:
- the rchy1 gene encoding RING finger and CHY zinc finger domain-containing protein 1 isoform X2, coding for MASPAGCEHYVRSCLLKAQQTCEQCNVQFGEYYCSICHLFDKDKKQYHCQPCGICRIGPREKYFHCEKCNLCLAQNLRGNHKCVENVSRQNCPVCMEDIHTSRIMAHVLPCGHLLHKTCFDDMVRTGAYRCPLCMHSAWDMEDHWDQIDKEISLSPMPTEYQGATVKIICNDCQVHCTVPFHVLGMKCSGCGSYNTAQDGGLIQQPAPQEQPEQPDAEPDPETDTEPEQQDPTQTTLPN
- the LOC132973710 gene encoding cytotoxic granule associated RNA binding protein TIA1-like codes for the protein MMDEDQPRTLYVGNLSRDVTEPLILQVFTQIGPCKSCKMIVDTAGNDPYCFVEFYDHRHAAASLAAMNGRKIMGKEVKVNWATTPTSQKKDTSNHFHVFVGDLSPEITTEDVKAAFGPFGRISDARVVKDMATGKSKGYGFVSFFNKWDAENAIQQMGGQWLGGRQIRTNWATRKPPAPKTTYESNSKHLSFDEVVSQSSPSNCTVYCGGVSTGLTEQLMRQTFSPFGQIMEIRVFPDKGYSFVRFNSHESAAHAIVSVNGTSIEGHIVKCYWGKETPDMMNPMQQVPIPQQNKMSFPAAQPYGQWGQWYGNGPQISQYVPNGWQVPTYGVYGQAWNQQGFNHLPASAGWTGMSAISNGGVMEPTQGLNGSMLANQPGMGAAGYPTH
- the rchy1 gene encoding RING finger and CHY zinc finger domain-containing protein 1 isoform X1 encodes the protein MASPAGCEHYVRSCLLKAPCCGKLYVCRLCHDAEENHQMDRFKVTEVQCSECHTVQQAQQTCEQCNVQFGEYYCSICHLFDKDKKQYHCQPCGICRIGPREKYFHCEKCNLCLAQNLRGNHKCVENVSRQNCPVCMEDIHTSRIMAHVLPCGHLLHKTCFDDMVRTGAYRCPLCMHSAWDMEDHWDQIDKEISLSPMPTEYQGATVKIICNDCQVHCTVPFHVLGMKCSGCGSYNTAQDGGLIQQPAPQEQPEQPDAEPDPETDTEPEQQDPTQTTLPN